The Macadamia integrifolia cultivar HAES 741 chromosome 3, SCU_Mint_v3, whole genome shotgun sequence genome segment CACCCCCACTTTTGGGCCTAAAATTCAACACATTACAGTAAATAAACACAAAATAAATGCCTAAACCCAACCCTTCACTAAATTCTGACCCAAATTTAGATCAAGCCTTAAACCGGGCCTGCATTATTATATCAAGAGAGTAGATCAGGAAATTATTACAGGATGAATAATCACCTTGCCTTTCCATCTTCAGTCAGGGAAGCAAAATTACCCGATGTGATGGAATCACTTTGAGACAATCTCCGTGAGCCCAAATTTTGTTGTGGCATTTTGGGTGAATGCATACCTATTTGATCTGGGAAAAACAGAAGGTATTTGAGGACAAAGGCCTGCATATCCACAGAAAATTGTAAGAAAAGAAAGCCTTCAGAATCAATATGTAAGTCCTGAAAATCATGGGGATGGCCTACAAGACAActtataaaagaagaaaaatacgaCAAAACGTACAGAGGACTGACATGCAAAATTGAGTTGAACAGCACAAACAAACACAGATACAGAGAAACATAAATATGCACATACATAGCTACATGATACAATTAGAATATTTTTCCATCCATCCAACCAACGCAAATAGACAAATGATAAGGTATGATTCCACTTTGCAGTGCACCTTATTTAAATATTGCCTTCTTTTCCCCCCATCCTTTATGTACATATGGTTGTATGCATGTCCATGGGTATGTATCCATTTCCTTCCGGAGCTTGTTTAGAAATACACTCCAGCTAATCCGAAAATTGTATAGAATCACTTCTGATTTGCAAACTGAGCTTTTGAACTGTACTAAATAATAGCTGTTTAGGTTAATCAAGACAGGTAGCTATCAGAAATACAAAAGAATTCTATGTCATCAATTTCAAAAATCTATACAATCCTACCTGATAAAGACATGAAATCTGGCAGCAGAAGATACAAGCACCTAAGTAGGCTAAGGAAAATCATATATATGTGATGCACAAGGAACCCATAACAGTTAATGAGCCAATTTCAGTCTGCATGAGGGGTCATAGAGGCATATGATAGTAACACCAAGAAGTGAAGTTCTGCAGGATCTTTGATTCTTCAGGGATAAAGGTAAGCATAATAGTTGTTTTGTTGACCCTAGCATGACAAGCCCATGATTCTGAGCCACATGGAAGGATCATGTGGCCAATTTGAACTGTTAAATAGATAGGGTCCCCCTGGATTGGCAGCATGTCTTTGATGGTCTAACTCGACATAAGGCCCATCTTGAATGGGACTTTTCCCCTTACTATTTCAGACCATGAACCATCCCtgccaaaattttttttaaactctttctgccacatggcaggcACTCTTCTGCTTGAAATTTGAAGTGTAAATAGTGGACATTGGGGCGTGTGCACCAAAATTGGTGCCAAGCAAGCTACAAAATGGCAGTTACAGACTGCTCAATGTGCTAACACTGGCTGTTGTGCTCAATGGACATATTTTTTAAGCAAATGAGAAGTGGGTGACATGGGGAATATATTCAACTGGTgggtttttttcccccttttcctaGTTATTGACAACCAGCATGGATTGGATTATGAGAGAATTCCACAATTAGTTGTAGTAGTAGTGGTCTAATTAGAGGGGGGTCCTAACAACAGTAAAAATTGTTAATTCCAAAGTGTTTATACTAcacatttttcttttgcaatTCAACGAAAAACAATTTGTAGTTCAAATCATTCCATCACTTTGCCAAGTTGTTCCATCATCCAGGGTTGTGAAGGTTAATTCACAGGGTCATATTCTCCCTTACTTATTTTCTCCTTAGTCTTCAGAACAGTATATAGAATACCATTTTACCACCAATCAATTGTTTCCCATCTACTCCTCTCAAACCAATGTTTTGAGACCTGCCCAGCCTTTCCTGCTAAACAAACTGATTGATCTGCAAGCTGACATCAACCTTTCTGACCCTTCTGTACTCAAACTCGCTGCTTAGTCGATGAACCGTTCAACTTTTGGTTGAAACATTGGCCTAGCCCAATGGATCTTTGAACTGTGCTCattataattaaacatattaTATAGAAAGATATAAAAGATGTTACCTAATGGTACTAGCAAGAGtcaaaccttttttttcctcctaGAAAAGATCAGAACTTCAACACACCACTCACAAATAGACCACCGTCTCAATTTGGTCATAAATTTGCATCGATTAAACATCTAAATTCCTAAAATCAAAtttgtttaaattttttgaCCCACCAGGTTGAACCAGTTACATATAACCAACCATTCTTAATAGGTCAATGGGCATAGGTTCCAGAACATTGCCTCAAACATTCGTTAGATCCTAGAAGCCAAAAAAGCATAGCCAACCATAAATCCAGCTGATGcttcaagaacacccaaaccaCATTTTTTGGAGAAAACCACTACTGTCGCCCAGCTAAACCTTCTAAAGCATGGGATAAATTCCTCATCTTTTGAACAGCACCCTTTCTTTACCCTCCAAATCATCCTTTCAAGTTTCCCCGAAAATCAAGCCCAATGACAAtagtttcttcaatttctccaatgaataataaaaatctaatcAAGATCCTTGAACATTGGTTGATGAACCGGTCTTACTCTTTAGGATTTACCCAAAACCTGGTTTAGAAAATATGGATTCCGATAATCGTTAAGGATACCCTAGTTAATCCTATGGGGCTGTAGATCCTGCATCAGTCCAATTCAGCAAATAACACAACAGTTACAGGCCATGCCACACACACAACACCAGATAAGACACAGTTCACCCCAATCCTATTTGAACTATTTAAGAGGCCAATAAAGCATTTTGCAAGTCCAAAAAGTGCGCTCACAAAAATAGGTTAATCCCTCAGCTTTCTCAAAACTAGATCCTAATAATAACTGATGGTGCATTCACCAAGAGACTGCAAATGGTGCAGTGGTCTTGTAATGCATATTCAAGGGTTTTCTTCCTGATGGCCAGGGCACTCTTTCACCCTTATAACTGCACTGTTGGTGAGCAGTTGTTTAGTTCAGCAGCCAAGGATGCAAACCTTGGAATGGGATCCAAATCAGTTCCAGCTGATACTCTTGATTGATTCTGAACCATATCAGCCGGAATTGTCCAGATTATTGCCTATTCCTAGTTTTGGTGTGTGGATCGGCTAGAATCAGGATCGGCCACAcctgattccaatccaaatcggCCGATTCGATTCCAATTATTGAATCCCTGTCTGTAACAGCTCTTGGTTGCTCAAAGTGTTTATAGTTGGAACAGGCTCCAATCTTGTAGATGTATACATTTACGTTTCCCTTCTCTAAtagttcgagcttttaggtgaaacagtAGTGAACACAGTATCAAAGCAAGCAGGTTGAGTGTTCAACTCCTAGGAAGTGCAACAGGATTTCCCGACACTTCTTCCCCCTCAGTGTCATGTGGGAACACATTCTGTCATGTGCAAAGGTCCAAGACTTCTATGCACTTGCCCCGGGGGGGTGTTGATGTATACTACTACATTGCCCTTCCCTAACAActcgagcttttaggtgaaacggtagCAAACAATCTTTTGACAAACCCATCTATTAGAATGCTGCTATAATCACATGAGATGGTAGTGAACTAAAGAACTCTTATGAGTGAGTCAGCTTCTTCTGTAATAAGTGAGACCTTGTACTGGATTATCATGCTATTGCAGTTGtattgtttctctctcctgtGTGGTCGTAAGAGAGATCTTGCTCTAGTATCTCatgttctttttcattttagaTCCAAGGAAAAAGGTAGAAAATAATAGAGAAGTACACACCCTCTTGTGCAGAGTAACAGAGACAGCCCAGCAGTGCATATCCTACTCAGATCATATGGACCGAGTTGTGGTGAAACccatcttatttatttttttaatattactAAAGcaggtatttatttattagttttcaTATACACATGATGAATACAAAGAAGCTCAAAAAAAAGTTTAAGAAAGTGAGCTATCAGCTGATACTATAGGGTAAAAGATAAGAGTCATAGTATTACCTGTATGGTTGCTAACACACCACAGGGCCCCCCTTCATGCTGCACTAGACCCATACATGTTTCTGGATCAGGGCTAAACCTATAATAAAGTTTAGATATAATAAACCCGTAGTATATAAAGAGGAAAAACACTACCATATTTGATGAAATAAACACTAAGATGAAGAAAATTGTACGAAAACAGTAAACAGGGAAGAAATAAGAAGGCCCCAGGAAGAACCAAAACCCTATGAAAGGTTTCCTTTTAAAACATCAAATATTCACATTGAACACGCCTTATTATCATCATGGTGCATTAGGCATCAGTCACATCATCGTTATAGTTAGTAATGTAGTGAAGTCTCAcaaaaatttcaagagaaaaaaaattgaggaagAGAGGCCGGAGTTAAATCGAATTAAGGAGCAAGAAAAGTGTGGTTTCAAGAGAtcagaagcagcagcagcacaAAAGACTTCCTGATGGGATCACAAATACAGTGCGTTCTGAGGAAAGAGTAAGGAAAACAAGAGGTAGCAAAAACAAGAACTAAGGTAGAAGATTTGTTGCAAACTTGCAACAGCAGGAGCAACTAGTGGGGATCTTATTGCTCTATGAAACTTGAACATATGAAAAATTTTCAGTGATGCTAATTAAGTTTGGATGTTCTCCCCATTTCAAATTAGTTATTCTTGTCAACCCATTATATACTTGGTTCAGAATCCCTTTCAAAAAATGTAATCATTACTTGTAATGACTGAGGACACAGTATGAAGATCATTGGTTCAATCTAATTGATTAATGTTCTTCTTTTCAACTCATCAGAATCTTACACTATCATCCAATTGGATATGGAATGCGATGATATCATGCCTCAGTACTAAGAACAACTTCTCTTAAACCTTTTGTTAACATTGGTATCGTtgcataaagaaataaaatgtaTTGTTGATACTGTAAGTTTGTCTAAGGAAAGTGTAGTTTTCATGTCAAAGAAAACAAGACAAACGAAGTCGCAACTTTCACCTGCAGGCGCTACACATTTCATTGTGTAATGTAGAGCACTCTTAAGTTACGCGGCTTACGTCTACTGCACAACAAATAACAAACTAACCTATCTAATTTGATAAAGGGAACATTGACAAAAGGAAAACCCAGTATGTACACCAACCTTATACCCTGATTGGTCCACTGAGCAATAATATCCTTCGAAACGCCATTCCCAAAAACCATTGAAAACAATTGATTCGCAACCACAGGCGAAAGCTCTTCCCCCAAATTCAAATCTTTCCTTCCCTCCACATGAGACCCTGCCTCGGATTTTTGGCTTACAGGCCTTGTAACGATATCTTTCTCCACCTTGGAAACGGGAACGCTCTTCTCTGCCGCAGCAATTGTGACGCTCTTCTCCGACTTTGCTGCTGAAAGATtcttcgtcatcatcatcatcctcttttcTGCCGCCGCAGCCATAAGCTCTCGCTGTAATTTCCGGTTTTTCGATTCGGGGGACTCCTCTGGAGTGCTGGAAACCATTGAAGCGCCAGCATTCTCCCTGGGCTTGCTCCTTTTGGCCTCGGGAGGGGAATTTTGCAGACTCATACGCAACGCCATCTGCAAGTTGTCATCATCTTGATCCGCCATCAGAGTAGCTTCTTTATTGACACAGATTATAATTTATAAGCCCTGGTGAATCCAACTAGAAAGTTCCGATCCAAAAGTTGCAGCGATAGATCAAAGAATTCAATGATCATCACAAATTATCGATCGGATCTTTCTCTGCAGAACGATGTGAACTTGGGAAGGAAGCAGAGTCGAAAAACAAAATCGAAGCCCTAGAATTCAAAAATTCGTGCCAAATCGGAAACCTAGAAATGGGTGCGGTAAATATTTAAGAATAAACACCGTTAtgaattttttcccttttattaatTCTCTCCCACGAAAAATGTTGACCTTCGTACGCCGGTCAGCATAATTCTAAAAACGGCAGCTCTTCTATCTCTTTTGCCTCGTGCACTTACAGGAGAAAAAAAACAACACCTTCCCGATCGTGCGCTCCTGCGCCCAGATACAGTAGGACTGAAATGACTTCGTCGCCCCTTCCTGTTGGATGCCTGTGTACTCACTCCCATTAGTTTTGCTGGCCAGTATCGTTCTTTCTTCGGAGAAAAAAACAATCCACATATTAAAAAGACACATCTacccctcctctttttttttttgaggggttttttttttgggatagggGTAAATAGAGGTAATCTTATAATAAATTTTGTACTTAAAAACAAAATCTGataataatttagaaaaaaatgagaaggaTAGACACACCACCTGTATCTACTTAGCAGATGTCACCAATGGGGGTACGAGATGGATCATTATATAGGAGAGGCAAGAGGTCATTTCAAAGTGAGGAAGAGAGATGTAGACAGAGAGGATGCTAGCTTACAATACATCGATGGTGTGCCCTACCTTTTTATTAAAGAATAATAGACAGTTTCCATCAAGGCAACCGATCGGTGTGCATAAGGTATCATGCAACGATAGGGGGTAGCGTCAACCATTCATAAATAGTTGGCAAACATATACAACCCTAGGAATAAGATGGTGGGTTTTCGTTCACCTTTGATCAATTaagaaaaactttgtccataatttttttttttttaataaaaaaactttgtccataatagttctttctttttgtgatggacaaagttttccttcatcaatAGTTGAACGATGAGATGGTCCAGATGAGACCTCCTCTCCCTCCTCTATTATTTTGGGTTGCGATGGGCCGTGGTGAATAGGATAGGAAAACTCAAGCCTTTCATGATGGTAAGAGTTCAATTCCTAAAATTAACTATGGTTTTAGGAATTGATATCAGTATTATCTAATATTGATACTTGATTGGTACAATTAATATTGTTGAATTGGCTAAAAATGTAACGGTCTTAGATCAAAAAACGATTTTGTCCTAGAATCAGCCCGAGCCAATATAGCTGATCTGTATTGATATACCAATATCGATGCCAATATCATAAAACCTTGAACTTAACTTGTATTCATTGAAAGTTCTTTTCCGATTCTTTCAATTAAGTATACTTTCAccattttttctcattttttaaatacttttttttggataaaaatgcCTACAATACATTGGATAGcacatttcattttcttttcccacTTCATTTTTAATCTACTTCTTAAGTACCCGTTGAAAATTTTTAACAAGGTGTTAGATAAATATCAGTTTCTTCTCCAtgcatagaaaaaaaattttcatttttccataattttctCTTATGATACATAAACATTAATTAAGGAATTCCTTAGTTATTAGAGGGGAGAAGTGTTTCTTATGGGAGAGCAATGAAAGCACACGAGGAAATACCAATAGGGGCATCATTTTACATGGGGTTGAGGCAATCATTTCGCCCCCATGTATCTCAGTGCAGGGACCATGCTTCCCCATAATAAACATTTTCCTTTATAAGAGACATTTGTATGCATCTTCTTGACCTCCTTTCTAAAGGAGGGGAAAGCAtgaaaggagagggagaaaagagattATATGGTGATCACCCTTTCCTTCCTCCTTTTTActtatctttcttttcattgATTATTAGACAAAAGACAACCTGTTACCATTTAATTTCtgttttcattaatcattcATCTTTTATGGACTGATTACCAAAAtgtgttttcaaatagatgGGTAGATAAAGAAATAGAAACCTGAGGTCAATATATACCACTTAAAAGGGATTATTGAAGGTTGAATTATTATTAGGGGAGCGTTTTCATGCACGCCTGCATATGAGGGAAGAGGGTTACAATATGTCAAGTAAGGGGGGGttttaattagtcatttcagcCCCCTAATGTCCTACGGTTGGTTGTTCCTAGAGTTGTAACTCGCCATCTCTGGCTTCCTTTGCCGTTGTGACCACGAGATCAGACCCTCTCGAGTGCAAGTTCTGTCGAAGATTAGAGACAGACTTGATTAAGAAAGTAGCACAATATGGTACTGTCTCATTGATTCCTGAGGATTTGCGCAGCCATGATCCCTTGGGTTAAAGTAGTGAGCGGGAGGAATGAAATGGACAACGATGGACTTTGGAAAAATAGGGTAATTCGTAGGACCGATAGGACTTGCAAAGAGAGAGGAGCTTGAAGTGGGTTGGCTAAAATGTGCAGCGTAGAAGGTCCGAAGTCGTGGTCAATGTTGGGGTATTTGTTAGGGTATTTGCCTGGATGAAGTGGTGATAATAGGATTCACATACTCCTAAGATTTTACTATATAGAGCaatccagtgcacgaggctcttgtTACTACGGGATCTAGGAATGACAAGTTGTATGTAGCTTTACCCCCAATACCCTCACGATACTCTATATGTGCATTAAAAGCACCAATAGCATAAGTGTCATTCTCTTTTTATTCTTCATATGCCACAATTGAATGTAAAATGATATACTAAAATGATGGGTTATTATGTGAAGGGTTGCAGTAAGAGAGGTTTTTCCCAAATCAGATATGCGATGATGAGTCACATATGACCTAGCTTACTAATCTACTAACCTTATTGATTTTACGTGAAAAGATGAATCAGTTGGGTAGCCATGTGTGGCTGAAGTGTAAATAGAACctgtaccctttttttttttaatcaagcaAAGCTATGAATTGGTTAACTACATAGACcctctttcattattttataaACATGTATTCTCCTGCATCTAATAATATTATGAGAATTGAATACTATCCATACTTTATATATTATATGCTTGATATGCATTTTTTTAGTGGACTCTAGGTTGATAATGCATTTCAAGAAATTCTACTGAAAGTAGTCTTATTTTTAAAAGGTATACCATACAATTCTAAACACTTTCAAACTATAGCTGTATAGTTCATTTTCCTTAATCATGATTAGAGTTGATATATTTAGGAGGGCACAATATGATTGGATTTATAGATGAAACCCTCCACACGGttgaaaaaagagggaaaaaggcAAGGACCCGAATCCTAAAAATTGTTACTCTATATTTTCAGTATCGGGAATAGTGAAaggaatacttttttttttttagatgtaaGGAATATTTTCAACCCCATATTTTAAAGGAAGTAATTAATTAAAACCCATGATGGTAGTTGAATCTTCTTCCATAGGTGGTAGAAAACTTTTGACTAAGTTTTTTGGTCTATGAACTAGAGATAACATGTGGTAGTCTGTTATTTACAAATGGTCGATAAAATCCTTCACCATTGGTCAAACCCTTCGGTCAAGAGAATAGATAGTTAAACAATTAATATTATGAATTTGGTTTTTCTGTGAAGCAACATAGTGTTTGGCGTGCATTCATCATCTAGAATCGTTTTGGACTACATGTGATCGTCTGGACTCCGTGTCAAGGCATTTTTGACTATTGGATGCACACTGAACACTATGTTACATCTCAGAGAAACTCAATCCCATGGCCGATTTTCATACACAGTCAAAGTCAATCTTTCAGTAAAGAATAATCACACGAGAATAAGTCTTTACTATTTAAGTATTGATCCTGTGCATTCGCGACCTTGTGAGAAATATTTCCCTCTTAGGAAAATTTGAAAGTCCGACGTTTGGTTAGGACAAGGAAGGCTTCCCCTTGTAAGGGGAAGGAGAAAAACAAAACCTAGAACAGGCCAAAGCGGCATAAATGCCGAATAGAGAGGGAGCTAAAAACAGGAAAGGGACGAGACATTATCTTAAGTGACGACCACGAGTGGGTTCAATCGCCGTGGAACCAACACGTGTCAGTGAGTCCTTCCATTGACATCAGATAGCCCTATCCTCCTCCTTCTTCACTCgctcctttttatttatttatttttaaatttcgtTTACACTATCCATTTCGGTTGTGGTTGGTTCTATCTGGTTGAACCAATTTCAATATGATATTAgatcaaattgaaaccaaaccagtaTGACGaaatttggtttttcttttattgcgGCTTGAATCAGTCTTCAATTGGGTTAACTTAAGGTTCTTATATGTCCATTATCATTGTGACGAATTaggttttagtttttcttttatgtaggAGAAATTCGATAGTCTATGCTAGcacttctcccttttttctctctcctccaatgAAGAAGTGGTAATGGAATTGTGAAATAGAGGGTGAATTTTAAGGAGACAAGAGTGTGAATCCATAGATAGAATGTTAAAGCATGTGTTTAAATTCTACACACTAACGttctgataattttttttatatgtacatataaaaatacataatggatttttttttttaagaaaataatccTACTTGTTTGCATAGCTTTACATCTAGATGTTAGTGGGCACGAAAAGACCACGCTGCCTCCGCCTAGATGCTCTATGCAGCCTATGTGTTGGCGTAGTGGCTGCACAAACAGACAATGTTCTTttaccttatttattttttatttttttttgggaaaagagAATGCTACCTACTCGCATGCTTCATGTTTATACACATGAGGAAATGAAAACAGGGGCAGAGACCTCTTTTCACAGTTTACTTACACttccccatgtgtctaggcataaGAATGCAAACGAATAGCATTCTTTGTCCCTTTGGTTTGAGtttcaataaaaatcaatatGATCCGGTTGAAATTTATACCAGTTTCATAAAAACCAAAATGATGAGAGTTTGTTTTAGCTACGCTGGTTTTTCCGGTCGGCCAAACCGGTTGTGACTTGATATTGACAActcctctccatctctctcatCGTCGTCAGACGTTATCTGACTCATCGCCAGTTGTATATAACCATCGCTTACATGATGCATCCATGCACACATGATAACGAAGATCCGCAGTACCATGTTCCTCGAAGTGAGGACCTCTCCTATTCCCTTTTAGCTTTTGGAAGATCGACCCAACCCTATCTCCATCTTctctcccaattttttttttttcctttggggcTGGATTTAGAACTTCGAATTCAGGAATTTTGATTGATAGAATAAAAAGTTCTCACCATGGATCACGCAGCTCAAGCTTCCCAGACGGATTTGATGACCATCACTCGTTTTGTTCTCAACGAGCAATCCAAGCACCCAGAGTCGCGTGGTGATTTTACTATCTTGCTTAGTCACATTGTTCTCGGTTGCAAGTTCGTCTGCTCCGCCGTCAACAAGGTCCCGCCCTTTTACTTTGCTCGCCTATTCTGTAGTTTTCgatttctttttcatctttgtTGATAGAGCTGATTTTGAGTTTTTGATTTCACTATTCAAGCATATTCGTTCAGATAtctggatttgggttttccttcaTACCATACGTAAATGAGATTTGAACAGAATCTCGTTAAATTGTGATTACGGTCAGCCAATCAAGGTTACGAAAATTTCGAACCATGTGAAAGACACAGACTATGGATGAACAATAATAATTGTCTGGTCtgatttgtttcttcttcccgGAGAATCGGCAAGACTGTCAATTAAACTTTCATTGATAATAGTTGTGAATAAATCAAACATGTCGGAATTTGTGAGGAGATCCTATGTACGGGATTAACCTCTGAGAACAGGGCACACACAGAACAGAGGAAAAGGAATGAGTCACTTATTTGTCTTTTGTCAGCTTGTTTGTGTCTTTGTTGTCCATTAATGGAGGTGTTTGCTTGTGCAGGCCGGTCTTGCCAAACTTATCGGACTTGCTGGAGAGACCAACGTTCAGGCAAGTTTTCAGTGTATTTTAaaccattgattttttttttccccattttatgcTCATATATTTTGATACTTCTATTTTCAATCTCTTCATGATGCCATGTTTTCTTTTGCGCTATCCTTTGAGATGATGCTATTGCGTTGATTCCAGGGTGAAGAGCAAAAGAAATTGGATGTCCTCTCAAATGAAGTTTTCATCAAGGCTTTGACAAGTAGTGGCCGTACAGTAAGTTGTGCTTCATTTGGTAAACCCATGTGGTTCAGAGAAgcttgatgatatttttttctttattttgcttAAATCTTTGAACCTTCTATGGCAGTGCATACTTGTTTCTGAAGAGGATGAGGAGGCAATATTTGTGGAATCACCACTGCATGGAAGGTGTCTGCTGATGTTCTCTGTCTTTCAAATTGctgttttaaataattaaatgatGGACTTctactaataaaaaaattagaatttttgcTAATAGTGCAGGTATATCGTTGTTTTTGATCCGTTGGATGGATCCTCTAACATCGACTGTGGAGTTGCCATTGGAACCGTATGACCTCTTATCCCAAAGCAtgcttttccctttttcttttttatttccgGAAATTGTTATTTTTCAAGGTATTGAAGATGATTAGATTGAAtgtcctttctcccttttcaacTAGATATTTGGGATTTATATGATTAAAGATAAAGCTCAACCAACTCTAGATGATGTGTTGCAATCTGGGAATAACATGATAGCTGCCGGGTACTGCATGTATGGAAGCTCTTGCATGGTACATATAAATCAACCTCTACTGTGTTCATTTCCTCTTCAATTGATTTCTGGAGTTCTTCAGTTTTCTTTATGGTGCTGAACCAAACAGAGCTTAAAAATGTCCTTTCAGTTCAATAGGGATTTTCTCTGAGTTCTGTTTAAAATGACTCTATGATCCCTGATTTGGTTGTGTTAGAAGGACCAATCTTTCACAAGATCAGAAGCCTGCATAGCATTTTTTCACAGCCTTTGGTGACAATTTGTCTTTATACTGTATCTTATTATGCTGCAGCTTGTTCTGAGTACTGGTAGTGGCGTCAATGGTTTCACACTTGATCCCTCTCTTGGGGAGTTTATATTAACCCATGCAGACATCAAGGTATGTATTGCAATCCACTTGAAACATGTTGTTATATCTTTTAATTCCCTCAGCCTTTTAAACTAGTTCAAAGAACCCCTATCAGTATCTATCTGCCATTCCCTAATGTTAGGACCCTTAATGTAGTCTTTAATAGGCCGAGTTCAAATGCCTGCAATCTCATCTTCTCGTCGATTTGATTGCTTTTAATCTCGTGGGGCTTCTTATTTTAGGTCCCAGTTATGTTATTCTGTTGATGCCTTCTCTTTCTTGCTGTTGTCTGGGGTCTTCTTTGTAACTTATCGTTTAATGAGACTACCCTGTGCAGATcccaaagaaaggaaaaatctaTTCAGTAAATGAAGGAAATGCCAACAACTGGGATGGACCAACTGCAAAGTATGTTTCTGTCAATTTAATTTTATTCATCTTGCTGTTATCATGCAGATTAGTAGTTTATGTCATTATTTTATTCCCAGGTATGTGGAAAAATGCAAGTTCCCTAAAGATGGTTCATCATCAAAGTCCCTTAGATATGTTGGCAGGTATCTGGCTGCCGCACTTTCTCTGGTTCTCTGGTTCTAGTTGTTATTGTACATCCATATTGGATCCAATGTTTGAAATACTTACCTGATAAACTAACTGCTCATTGGTTCATCCCTCCTTTTCATTTTTCCTACTTTCCCGTGGAGGGGGAGTGAAGGAACAAAAAATGAAGATTTAATCATTTTATTTAgtatattagaaaataaaaaactatgaTAGAGATGTACAGTATAAATTTGTACATTTGAATTCCTAGACGCACACCTAC includes the following:
- the LOC122072756 gene encoding fructose-1,6-bisphosphatase, cytosolic, whose product is MDHAAQASQTDLMTITRFVLNEQSKHPESRGDFTILLSHIVLGCKFVCSAVNKAGLAKLIGLAGETNVQGEEQKKLDVLSNEVFIKALTSSGRTCILVSEEDEEAIFVESPLHGRYIVVFDPLDGSSNIDCGVAIGTIFGIYMIKDKAQPTLDDVLQSGNNMIAAGYCMYGSSCMLVLSTGSGVNGFTLDPSLGEFILTHADIKIPKKGKIYSVNEGNANNWDGPTAKYVEKCKFPKDGSSSKSLRYVGSMVADVHRTLLYGGIFLYPADKKSPNGKLRVLYEVFPMSFLMEKAGGQAFTGKQRALDLVPQKIHERSPIFLGSYDDVEEIKALYAAEEQKA